The following coding sequences lie in one Myxococcus xanthus genomic window:
- the argC gene encoding N-acetyl-gamma-glutamyl-phosphate reductase, with product MTQVNIYILGASGFGGGELLRILSGHPAVGSIRAVSRHHAGEPIHKVHPHLRGLVEGRFEGEPDWKWLADCQQPVVFSALGHGDLAKQFAGLEKQWAEVGIAERLLLVDLSSDFRLDHPGRYAGAYGRPHPSPELLGTFTYGLTEWKRDAVKTAKRIANPGCFATAVQLALLPIASTPGLGLLAVSGVTGSSGSGSLPGEGTHHPTRAQDFRAYKPLEHQHEAEVEVMLVAHGAQRHRLAFVPHSAPMVRGIFATVQFEWPEHGGAVVTASLMERYRRYYEGSKFVRIVEGTPRIAAVAGSNFCDIAVATKGRSVAVMAALDNLVKGMAGQAVQNFNVALGLPEDTALRQAACYP from the coding sequence ATGACGCAGGTCAACATCTACATCCTGGGTGCCTCCGGCTTCGGCGGCGGCGAGCTCTTGCGCATCCTCTCCGGCCACCCGGCGGTGGGCAGCATCCGCGCGGTGTCGCGGCACCACGCCGGCGAGCCCATCCACAAGGTGCACCCGCACCTGCGCGGACTGGTGGAAGGCCGCTTCGAGGGCGAGCCCGACTGGAAGTGGCTGGCGGACTGCCAGCAGCCCGTCGTCTTCAGCGCACTGGGCCACGGTGACCTGGCCAAGCAGTTCGCGGGCCTGGAGAAGCAGTGGGCGGAGGTCGGCATCGCCGAGCGCCTGCTGCTGGTGGACCTGTCCTCCGACTTCCGGCTGGACCACCCGGGCCGCTACGCGGGTGCGTACGGCCGGCCCCACCCGTCCCCCGAGCTGCTGGGCACCTTCACCTACGGCCTCACCGAGTGGAAGCGCGACGCGGTGAAGACGGCGAAGCGCATCGCCAACCCGGGCTGCTTCGCCACGGCGGTGCAGCTGGCGCTCCTGCCCATCGCCTCCACGCCGGGACTGGGGCTGCTCGCGGTGTCCGGCGTCACGGGCTCGTCCGGCTCCGGCTCGCTGCCCGGTGAGGGCACGCACCACCCGACGCGCGCGCAGGACTTCCGCGCGTACAAGCCGCTGGAGCACCAGCACGAGGCCGAGGTCGAGGTCATGCTGGTGGCCCACGGCGCGCAGCGGCACCGGCTGGCCTTCGTCCCGCACTCGGCGCCCATGGTGCGCGGCATCTTCGCCACCGTGCAGTTCGAGTGGCCGGAGCACGGCGGCGCGGTGGTGACGGCGTCGCTGATGGAGCGCTACCGCCGCTACTACGAGGGCTCGAAGTTCGTGCGCATCGTCGAGGGCACGCCGCGCATCGCCGCGGTGGCCGGCAGCAACTTCTGCGACATCGCGGTGGCCACCAAGGGCCGCTCGGTGGCCGTCATGGCGGCGCTCGACAACCTGGTGAAGGGCATGGCCGGCCAGGCGGTGCAGAACTTCAACGTCGCACTGGGGCTGCCGGAAGACACGGCGCTGCGCCAGGCCGCCTGCTATCCGTAG
- a CDS encoding M20/M25/M40 family metallo-hydrolase, giving the protein MTAAELLQALVAIPSVSGDEGRIADTVSGWAEGWGARVQRQGHNVWFSVGSGPRRLLVNSHLDTVKPCAGWTYEPHAPVWREDRLYGLGSNDAKGCVTGMLLAARTLLAEGAPTGAEVVFAFTAEEETGGQGLGTLLPNLGPLDAAIVGEPTSLKPCTAQRGMLLLRCTAHGKSAHVAHAHATEAVNAIHLAATDIAVLAELRFPPHPLLGEARAQVTQVSGGLARNQVPDRCEFFVDLRTTPGMEHAMVARQVAGALKSEVKVHSERYLPKATSAEQPIVRAAVAASGAQPVGSSTASDWAFLGDIPAVKVGPGDTLRSHLADEFITRAELEAGAAFYTQLVRGYFEEVARG; this is encoded by the coding sequence ATGACGGCGGCGGAGCTGCTCCAGGCGCTGGTGGCCATCCCCAGCGTGTCGGGTGACGAGGGCCGCATCGCGGACACCGTGTCCGGGTGGGCCGAAGGCTGGGGCGCGCGCGTCCAGCGGCAGGGCCACAACGTGTGGTTCTCCGTGGGGAGCGGGCCGCGCCGGCTGCTCGTCAACTCGCACCTGGACACGGTGAAGCCGTGCGCCGGGTGGACGTACGAGCCTCACGCGCCCGTGTGGCGCGAGGACCGCCTGTACGGCCTGGGCAGCAATGACGCCAAGGGGTGCGTGACGGGCATGCTGCTCGCCGCGCGAACCCTGCTGGCCGAAGGCGCGCCCACGGGCGCGGAAGTCGTGTTCGCGTTCACCGCGGAGGAAGAGACGGGAGGCCAGGGACTGGGAACGCTGTTGCCCAATCTGGGCCCGCTGGACGCCGCCATCGTCGGCGAGCCCACCAGCCTCAAGCCCTGCACCGCCCAGCGCGGCATGCTGCTGCTTCGCTGCACCGCGCACGGCAAGAGCGCGCACGTCGCGCATGCGCACGCCACGGAGGCGGTCAACGCCATCCACCTGGCGGCCACCGACATCGCGGTGCTGGCCGAGCTGCGCTTTCCGCCCCACCCGCTCCTGGGCGAGGCCCGGGCACAGGTGACGCAGGTGTCCGGTGGCCTGGCGCGCAACCAGGTGCCGGACCGGTGCGAGTTCTTCGTGGACCTGCGCACCACGCCGGGCATGGAGCACGCGATGGTGGCCCGGCAGGTGGCGGGCGCGTTGAAGAGCGAAGTGAAGGTCCATTCGGAGCGCTACCTGCCGAAGGCGACGTCGGCGGAGCAGCCCATCGTCCGCGCGGCGGTGGCCGCGTCGGGCGCGCAGCCGGTGGGCTCCAGCACGGCGTCGGACTGGGCCTTCCTGGGGGACATCCCCGCGGTGAAGGTGGGCCCTGGCGACACGCTGCGCAGCCACCTGGCGGACGAATTCATCACCCGGGCGGAGCTGGAAGCCGGCGCCGCCTTCTACACGCAACTGGTTCGGGGTTACTTCGAGGAGGTGGCTCGTGGCTGA
- the argH gene encoding argininosuccinate lyase translates to MADTLWGKGLPLDAAIHRFTVGNDPVVDLALAPHDALGSAAHARMLARVGLLKDAEAKALVTALKALHDEARAGTFVIRPEQEDGHTALEAALVERVGEPGKRIHLGRSRNDQVQLALRLLLREEVLTLGARAAELAGAFLDFAQANKDVALPGYTHLRRAMPSTFGLWGMAFAEGLLEELEALRGVWARLDRCPLGAAAGFGVPLPIDREYVAALLGFSRVQRSPIDVQNGRGRHESAVLGWACSVVGTLEKWLWDVQLYSMDEFGFLGLPDAYTTGSSIMPQKKNPDVVELARGRCRELRGLAHQVEAVAGGLPSSYHRDFQLLKSPTLTALGSTRELLDVLTRLVPALQVKADAAARASDDTLYAAHHAYALVAQGQAFRDAYKQVGRELVEGTFRPDRGALTATHLGGAGNLGLPQAREELAASRDWLDETHRSVADAAGRVWTV, encoded by the coding sequence GTGGCTGACACGCTGTGGGGCAAGGGCCTTCCCCTGGACGCGGCCATCCACCGCTTCACGGTGGGCAACGACCCGGTGGTGGACCTGGCGCTGGCGCCGCATGACGCGCTCGGCTCGGCCGCGCACGCGCGGATGCTGGCGCGCGTGGGCCTGCTGAAGGACGCGGAGGCCAAGGCCCTGGTGACGGCGCTCAAGGCGCTGCACGACGAGGCCCGCGCGGGCACGTTCGTCATCCGTCCCGAGCAGGAGGACGGCCACACCGCCCTGGAAGCGGCGCTGGTGGAGCGCGTGGGCGAGCCGGGCAAGCGCATCCACCTGGGGCGTTCTCGCAATGACCAGGTGCAGCTGGCCCTGCGCCTGCTGCTGCGTGAAGAGGTGCTCACGCTGGGCGCGCGGGCGGCGGAGCTGGCGGGGGCCTTCCTGGACTTCGCGCAGGCGAACAAGGACGTGGCGCTGCCGGGCTACACGCACCTGCGCCGGGCCATGCCTTCCACCTTCGGCCTGTGGGGCATGGCCTTCGCGGAAGGACTGCTGGAGGAGTTGGAGGCGCTGCGCGGCGTGTGGGCTCGGCTGGACCGCTGCCCGCTGGGCGCGGCGGCGGGCTTCGGCGTGCCGCTGCCCATCGACCGGGAGTACGTGGCGGCGCTGCTTGGTTTCTCGCGCGTGCAGCGCAGCCCCATCGACGTGCAGAACGGACGCGGCCGTCATGAGTCCGCGGTGCTGGGTTGGGCCTGCTCGGTGGTGGGCACGCTGGAGAAGTGGCTGTGGGACGTGCAGCTCTACAGCATGGACGAGTTCGGCTTCCTCGGGCTGCCGGACGCGTACACCACGGGCTCGTCCATCATGCCGCAGAAGAAGAACCCGGACGTCGTGGAGCTGGCCCGGGGCCGCTGCCGCGAGCTGCGCGGGCTGGCGCATCAGGTGGAGGCCGTCGCGGGCGGACTGCCCTCCAGCTACCACCGCGACTTCCAGTTGCTGAAGTCCCCCACCCTGACGGCGCTGGGCTCCACGCGGGAGCTGTTGGACGTGCTCACCCGGCTGGTGCCAGCGCTCCAGGTGAAGGCGGACGCGGCGGCGCGCGCCAGCGATGACACGCTGTACGCGGCGCACCACGCCTATGCGCTGGTGGCCCAGGGACAGGCCTTCCGTGATGCCTACAAGCAGGTGGGCCGCGAGCTGGTGGAAGGAACGTTCCGTCCAGACCGCGGCGCCCTGACGGCCACCCACCTGGGTGGCGCCGGCAACCTGGGCCTGCCCCAGGCCCGGGAAGAGCTGGCCGCCTCGCGCGACTGGCTCGATGAGACGCACCGCTCGGTGGCCGACGCCGCCGGGCGCGTCTGGACGGTCTGA
- a CDS encoding Na+/H+ antiporter, translated as MHFELAFVLIFAIATAVAIAARYFKIPYTVALVVAGLLLGTFKAFEPPHLTKELLFAIILPGLLFEAAFHVEFRKFWKNKMAIHALAIPGLLASAGLTAFILTRVVDGLDFVHGFGMLSALVFASVIVSTDPIAVVALFKSLGAPKRLLILVEGESLLNDGSAVVLFTLIVAVATGGQFTVGGAMFDFIKVFGMGVLMGSAVGFAVAQVIKRVDDAMVEITLTVIAAYGSFVLAEHFHYSGVIASVVAGMLCGNWATHEGMSPATRIAVESFWEYLAFALNSVVFLLIGLEVQLSSLLASWKPILAAYVAVMVARAVVVYGVSALLRFTKEKIPWTWSAVLTWSGLRGAISMVLVLGLPTDFPHRELLVNMTFGVVVLSIIFQGLTMAPLLRKLRITGLKDAFQEQYELARGRLGAIHAALAALESMRRAREIPGDVVTQLEKDYQEKEVVAEKELTALKQQSMRFHEEEHQEAVRRVLIVEKAALLKAYQSATIGKEAFARLTADLDERIAAADAAENHVPTEGEPPAAAGAVSA; from the coding sequence ATGCATTTCGAGTTGGCCTTCGTACTGATTTTCGCCATCGCGACCGCCGTGGCCATCGCCGCGCGGTACTTCAAAATCCCCTATACGGTTGCCCTGGTCGTCGCGGGTCTGCTGTTGGGTACGTTCAAGGCGTTCGAGCCGCCGCACCTCACGAAGGAGCTGCTCTTCGCCATCATCCTTCCAGGTCTGCTCTTCGAAGCGGCCTTCCACGTCGAGTTCCGCAAGTTCTGGAAGAACAAGATGGCCATCCACGCCCTGGCCATTCCAGGGCTCCTGGCCTCCGCGGGGCTCACGGCCTTCATCCTCACGCGCGTGGTGGATGGGTTGGACTTCGTCCATGGCTTCGGGATGCTGTCCGCGCTGGTGTTCGCGTCCGTCATCGTGTCCACGGACCCCATCGCCGTGGTGGCGCTCTTCAAGTCGCTGGGCGCGCCCAAGCGGCTGCTCATCCTGGTGGAGGGAGAGAGCCTGCTGAACGACGGTTCCGCCGTCGTGCTCTTCACGCTCATCGTCGCGGTCGCCACGGGTGGCCAGTTCACGGTGGGCGGCGCCATGTTCGACTTCATCAAGGTCTTCGGCATGGGCGTGCTGATGGGCAGCGCGGTGGGCTTCGCCGTCGCGCAGGTCATCAAGCGCGTGGACGACGCCATGGTGGAAATCACCCTCACGGTCATCGCGGCGTACGGCTCGTTCGTGCTCGCCGAGCACTTCCACTACTCGGGCGTCATCGCGTCGGTGGTGGCCGGCATGCTGTGCGGCAACTGGGCCACGCACGAGGGCATGAGCCCCGCCACCCGCATCGCGGTGGAGAGCTTCTGGGAGTACCTGGCGTTCGCGCTCAACTCCGTGGTGTTCCTCCTCATCGGCCTGGAGGTGCAGCTCTCCTCGCTGCTGGCCTCGTGGAAGCCCATCCTCGCCGCCTATGTGGCGGTGATGGTGGCCCGCGCCGTGGTCGTCTACGGTGTGTCCGCGCTGCTCCGCTTCACCAAGGAGAAGATTCCGTGGACCTGGAGCGCGGTGCTCACCTGGAGCGGCCTGCGTGGCGCCATCTCCATGGTGCTGGTGCTCGGTCTTCCCACGGACTTCCCGCACCGCGAACTGCTGGTGAACATGACGTTCGGCGTGGTGGTCCTCTCCATCATCTTCCAGGGCCTCACCATGGCGCCGCTGCTGCGCAAGCTGCGCATCACCGGCCTCAAGGACGCGTTCCAGGAGCAGTACGAGCTGGCCCGCGGCCGCCTGGGCGCCATCCACGCAGCGCTGGCCGCGCTGGAGAGCATGCGCCGCGCCCGGGAGATTCCGGGGGATGTGGTGACGCAACTGGAGAAGGACTACCAGGAGAAGGAAGTCGTCGCGGAGAAGGAGCTGACGGCGCTGAAGCAGCAGTCGATGCGCTTCCACGAGGAGGAGCACCAGGAAGCAGTCCGCCGCGTGCTCATCGTGGAGAAGGCGGCGCTGCTCAAGGCCTACCAGTCCGCCACCATTGGCAAGGAGGCCTTCGCACGGCTGACTGCGGATCTGGATGAGCGCATCGCCGCCGCGGACGCCGCAGAGAACCACGTGCCCACAGAGGGTGAGCCTCCGGCCGCGGCCGGCGCTGTGAGCGCCTGA
- the argB gene encoding acetylglutamate kinase — translation MPLSPDPYSALRNAAKYVQQFRRKTFVVKLGGAMLSDPRLRRAACEQIALLWTFSIRPVVVHGGGPELDTLCDALHLPVEKVAGRRVTSAPVLDAAKMVLAGKLHTDLLADLQAAGVPAVGLSGVDAGLIKARKRPPVMVTEAGATEGKLVDYGLVGDIEQVDTRVVEHLRSADYVPVIAPLSGGTDGAVYNTNADTVAAALAVALSAEKLFFLVQVPGLLKNVSDPSSLVTLANLTDLATMESTGAIAGGMKPKAHAIRHALVGGVGSVHLVSGVQPNALLEEVFTNEGSGTMVVRENAQKPAGAVG, via the coding sequence GTGCCCCTTTCGCCCGACCCCTACTCCGCGCTTCGCAACGCGGCGAAGTACGTGCAGCAGTTCCGCCGCAAGACGTTCGTGGTGAAGCTCGGCGGCGCCATGCTGAGCGACCCGCGTCTGCGCCGCGCCGCGTGCGAGCAGATTGCCCTGCTGTGGACCTTCTCCATCCGCCCCGTCGTGGTGCACGGCGGCGGCCCGGAGCTGGACACGCTGTGTGACGCCCTCCACCTGCCGGTGGAGAAGGTGGCCGGCCGCCGCGTCACCTCCGCGCCCGTGCTGGACGCGGCGAAGATGGTGCTCGCGGGCAAGCTACACACGGACCTGCTGGCGGACCTCCAGGCGGCGGGCGTGCCCGCGGTGGGCCTGAGCGGCGTGGACGCCGGCCTCATCAAGGCGCGCAAGCGTCCGCCCGTCATGGTGACGGAGGCCGGGGCCACCGAGGGCAAGCTGGTGGACTACGGCCTGGTGGGTGACATCGAGCAGGTGGACACCCGCGTGGTGGAGCACCTGCGCTCGGCCGACTACGTGCCCGTCATCGCGCCCCTGTCGGGTGGCACGGACGGCGCCGTGTACAACACCAACGCGGACACCGTGGCCGCGGCGCTGGCGGTGGCGCTGTCCGCCGAGAAGCTCTTCTTCCTGGTCCAGGTTCCGGGCCTGCTGAAGAACGTGAGCGACCCGTCGTCGCTCGTCACGCTGGCCAACCTCACGGACCTGGCCACCATGGAGAGCACCGGCGCCATCGCGGGCGGCATGAAGCCCAAGGCGCACGCCATCCGCCACGCGCTCGTGGGCGGCGTGGGCAGCGTGCACCTGGTCAGCGGCGTGCAGCCCAACGCGCTCCTGGAGGAGGTCTTCACCAACGAGGGCAGCGGCACCATGGTCGTGCGGGAGAACGCGCAGAAGCCCGCGGGGGCGGTGGGATGA
- a CDS encoding TVP38/TMEM64 family protein, translating to MSKHPRSKGGRLSAGLKLIGPLCISVGLLVGLRLLGPQYLDQQTLSGWLSPLGALAPLAFILLLTVRPVTLLPGQLFTAVGGILFGMAAGTAYALLGTLLAAGLIHFLARRLGRKPMRRLAGDKHPVFERAAREHGFQLGFLACINSVIPADVMLATASASGARYVPLALGAVVGTLPGTLLTALFGSSLGQGKTWMTAVSATGMVVSLLLGLVLGRRLMRELLAKEAPVASGGPGRVRPGPEDVQPTDSRRPGAAPCLPAAPVRR from the coding sequence ATGTCCAAGCACCCCCGCTCCAAGGGAGGACGGCTGAGCGCGGGCCTCAAGCTCATCGGACCGCTCTGCATCTCCGTCGGCCTGCTCGTGGGGCTGCGGCTGCTGGGGCCCCAATACCTGGATCAGCAGACGCTGTCGGGCTGGCTGAGTCCCCTGGGCGCGCTGGCGCCCTTGGCCTTCATCCTGCTCCTCACGGTGCGCCCGGTGACGCTGCTGCCCGGACAGCTCTTCACGGCGGTGGGCGGCATCCTCTTCGGCATGGCCGCCGGCACGGCCTACGCGCTCCTCGGGACGCTGCTGGCCGCGGGCCTCATCCACTTCCTGGCGCGCAGGCTGGGCCGCAAGCCCATGCGGCGCCTGGCTGGGGACAAACACCCGGTGTTCGAGCGTGCGGCGCGCGAGCACGGCTTCCAGCTGGGCTTCCTGGCTTGCATCAACTCGGTGATTCCGGCGGATGTGATGCTGGCGACGGCGTCCGCGTCAGGCGCTCGCTACGTCCCGTTGGCGCTGGGCGCCGTGGTGGGCACCCTCCCCGGGACGCTGCTGACGGCGCTCTTCGGCAGCTCGCTGGGGCAGGGGAAGACGTGGATGACGGCCGTGTCTGCCACCGGCATGGTCGTGAGCCTGTTGCTGGGGCTCGTCCTGGGACGCAGGTTGATGCGGGAGTTGCTCGCGAAGGAAGCGCCCGTCGCGAGCGGTGGGCCCGGGCGCGTGCGCCCAGGCCCGGAAGACGTGCAGCCTACGGATAGCAGGCGGCCTGGCGCAGCGCCGTGTCTTCCGGCAGCCCCAGTGCGACGTTGA
- the argG gene encoding argininosuccinate synthase gives MSNKKNVVLAFSGGLDTAFCAVYLREQGYDVTTVTVDTGGFPPEQLERIAALSKQLGAVEHVTVDARETLFQGYLRYLIAGNVLRGQVYPLSVSAERACQAVEVVRVAREKGTQALAHGSTGAGNDQVRFDVAFRSLAPELELLTPIRTLSLSRQQELSYLAERGVHMPPKLGSYSVNEGMWGTSVGGAETLDSWKALPEAAFPGGELPQDLKPRPLTVTFEKGVPVALDGEKLGPVKLVEALNALGRTYGIGRGVHLGDTILGIKGRVGFEAPAAHLLVTAHRELEKLVLSGKQLFWKESMGNLYGSLLHEGHFFDPLVKDLEAFLSSSQERVTGEVRLVLHPRTQVVEGVRSPHSLMDAKVATYGEANVLWNGSEAAGFAKLYGVAQMLSHRAK, from the coding sequence ATGAGCAACAAGAAGAACGTGGTGCTGGCCTTCTCCGGCGGACTCGATACCGCTTTCTGCGCCGTCTACCTGCGCGAGCAGGGCTACGACGTCACCACCGTCACGGTGGACACCGGCGGCTTCCCGCCCGAGCAGTTGGAGCGCATCGCCGCGCTGTCCAAGCAGTTGGGCGCGGTGGAGCACGTGACGGTGGACGCGCGCGAGACGCTCTTCCAGGGCTACCTGCGCTACCTCATCGCCGGCAACGTGCTGCGCGGCCAGGTCTACCCCCTGAGCGTGTCCGCGGAGCGGGCCTGCCAGGCGGTGGAGGTCGTCCGCGTGGCGCGTGAGAAGGGCACCCAGGCACTGGCGCACGGCAGCACGGGCGCGGGCAATGACCAGGTGCGCTTCGACGTGGCCTTCCGCTCGCTGGCGCCGGAGCTGGAGCTGCTCACGCCCATCCGCACGCTGTCCCTGAGCCGTCAGCAAGAGCTGTCCTACCTGGCCGAGCGCGGCGTCCACATGCCCCCGAAGCTGGGCTCCTACTCCGTCAACGAGGGCATGTGGGGCACCTCCGTGGGCGGCGCCGAGACGCTGGACTCCTGGAAGGCGCTGCCCGAGGCGGCCTTCCCTGGCGGCGAGCTGCCGCAGGACTTGAAGCCCCGTCCGCTCACGGTGACCTTCGAGAAGGGCGTCCCGGTGGCGCTGGACGGCGAGAAGCTGGGCCCCGTGAAGCTGGTGGAGGCGCTCAACGCGCTGGGGCGCACCTACGGCATCGGCCGGGGCGTGCACCTGGGTGACACCATCCTGGGCATCAAGGGCCGCGTGGGCTTCGAGGCGCCGGCGGCGCACCTGCTCGTCACCGCGCACCGCGAGTTGGAGAAGCTGGTGCTCTCCGGCAAGCAGCTCTTCTGGAAGGAGTCGATGGGCAACCTCTATGGCTCGCTGCTGCACGAGGGCCACTTCTTCGACCCGCTGGTGAAGGACCTGGAGGCGTTCCTCAGCTCGTCGCAGGAGCGCGTGACGGGCGAAGTGCGGCTGGTGCTGCACCCGCGCACGCAGGTGGTGGAAGGCGTGCGTTCGCCGCACTCGCTGATGGACGCGAAGGTGGCGACGTACGGAGAGGCCAACGTGTTGTGGAACGGCTCGGAAGCCGCGGGCTTCGCCAAGCTGTACGGCGTCGCGCAGATGCTCTCGCATCGCGCGAAGTGA
- a CDS encoding N-acetylornithine carbamoyltransferase, translating into MKHVTHIKDLGPEGVEAVLAQAAAWKQKGPEHALFANALLGMVFFNPSLRTRTSFEAVMLRGGGNAIILDVGAGVWKLEHREGAVMNADRAEHLKEAAPVLSRFVDMLGVRTFSQGGGDEEDELDPVINAFRKWSTVPVVSMESAREHPCQGLADMLTLRETFGSTKKLPVTLTWAPHIKPLPKAVPNSFLLSAAAAGCEIRVAHPPGFDLHPAVRAEAEAYAKATGGSVTYTHDQDEALAGSRAVYAKSWGPTAAAAFSPNDVTALLASYSGWMPTRLTMSRAQKDAAFLHCLPVRRNVEVADEVLDHPNSRVVDEAGNRYHVQRALLHWMRSR; encoded by the coding sequence ATGAAGCACGTCACGCACATCAAGGATCTGGGGCCCGAGGGCGTGGAGGCGGTGCTCGCGCAGGCGGCCGCGTGGAAGCAGAAGGGCCCGGAGCACGCGCTCTTCGCCAACGCGCTGCTGGGGATGGTGTTCTTCAACCCGTCGCTGCGCACGCGCACCTCGTTCGAGGCCGTCATGCTGCGCGGCGGCGGCAACGCCATCATCCTGGACGTGGGCGCCGGCGTCTGGAAGCTGGAGCACCGCGAAGGCGCGGTGATGAACGCGGACCGGGCCGAGCACCTCAAGGAGGCCGCGCCCGTCCTGTCGCGCTTCGTGGACATGCTGGGCGTGCGCACCTTCTCGCAGGGCGGCGGTGACGAGGAGGACGAACTCGACCCCGTCATCAACGCGTTCCGCAAGTGGTCCACCGTACCGGTGGTGAGCATGGAGTCCGCGCGCGAGCACCCCTGCCAGGGTCTGGCGGACATGCTGACGCTGCGCGAGACGTTCGGAAGCACGAAGAAGCTGCCGGTGACGCTGACGTGGGCGCCGCACATCAAGCCGCTGCCCAAGGCCGTGCCCAACTCCTTCCTGCTGAGCGCGGCGGCGGCCGGCTGTGAGATTCGCGTGGCCCACCCTCCCGGGTTCGACCTGCACCCGGCCGTCCGCGCCGAGGCGGAGGCGTACGCCAAGGCCACGGGCGGCAGCGTCACCTATACGCACGACCAGGACGAGGCCCTGGCCGGCAGCCGCGCCGTCTACGCCAAGTCGTGGGGCCCCACGGCCGCGGCGGCGTTTTCGCCCAACGACGTCACCGCGCTGCTCGCGTCCTACTCCGGCTGGATGCCCACGCGCCTGACGATGTCGCGCGCGCAGAAGGACGCGGCCTTCCTCCACTGCCTGCCCGTGCGCCGTAACGTGGAGGTGGCCGATGAGGTTCTGGACCACCCGAACAGCCGCGTCGTAGACGAGGCCGGCAATCGCTACCACGTCCAGCGGGCGCTGCTGCACTGGATGCGTTCGCGCTGA
- a CDS encoding DUF1611 domain-containing protein encodes MKVFVDKVGSVTRNLGLGRTVHLASEVKAEEGAVVAVRIHGEKSTYNQLEDVHGRLVTLHAGDIVVGALGHRNALHGYEGVVPASVTVGERLHVLNMGGVIGKCTSHNHGVGLPFEAEVLGQVLEFPELMSRTGQPAHVSSGALKGTSSPVKCPVVFVVGTCMNAGKTFAAAAMVRKLAQAGFRVGGAKLTGVSLMRDTLSMQDSGADVVMDFTDAGIVCTGPRTGARVARVLFSELAAENVDVIVAETGDGIMGEYGVQGILADPELKSLAGAWVLCANDPVGASGGVRHLREAYGIEVDVVAGPATDNAVGVRFVEQVVGIPARNARADAAALGGLILEKLAPKLGAGRKS; translated from the coding sequence ATGAAGGTTTTCGTCGACAAGGTAGGCAGTGTCACCCGCAACCTCGGACTGGGGCGGACGGTCCACCTCGCGTCCGAGGTGAAGGCCGAGGAGGGCGCGGTGGTGGCCGTGCGCATCCACGGAGAGAAGAGCACGTACAACCAGCTCGAGGACGTGCACGGGCGCCTGGTGACGCTGCACGCCGGTGACATCGTCGTGGGCGCGCTGGGTCACCGCAACGCGCTGCACGGCTACGAGGGCGTGGTGCCGGCGTCCGTCACCGTGGGCGAGCGGCTGCACGTGCTCAACATGGGCGGCGTCATCGGCAAGTGCACGTCGCACAACCACGGCGTGGGCCTGCCCTTCGAGGCGGAGGTGCTGGGCCAGGTGCTGGAGTTCCCGGAGCTGATGTCGCGCACCGGGCAGCCGGCACACGTGTCCTCTGGCGCGCTGAAGGGCACGTCATCGCCGGTGAAGTGCCCCGTCGTCTTCGTGGTGGGCACCTGCATGAACGCGGGCAAGACGTTCGCCGCGGCGGCCATGGTGCGCAAGCTGGCGCAGGCGGGTTTCCGCGTGGGCGGCGCCAAGCTAACGGGTGTGTCGCTGATGCGCGACACGCTGAGCATGCAGGACTCCGGCGCGGACGTGGTGATGGACTTCACGGACGCGGGCATCGTCTGCACGGGGCCCCGCACGGGCGCGCGCGTGGCGAGGGTGCTCTTCTCCGAGCTGGCGGCGGAGAACGTGGACGTCATCGTCGCGGAGACGGGCGACGGCATCATGGGCGAGTACGGCGTGCAGGGCATCCTCGCCGACCCGGAGCTCAAGAGCCTGGCGGGGGCGTGGGTGCTGTGCGCCAACGACCCGGTGGGCGCGTCCGGCGGCGTGCGGCACCTGCGCGAGGCGTATGGCATCGAAGTGGACGTGGTGGCCGGGCCGGCCACGGACAACGCCGTGGGCGTGCGCTTCGTGGAGCAGGTGGTGGGCATCCCCGCTCGCAACGCCCGCGCGGACGCGGCGGCGCTGGGCGGACTCATCCTGGAAAAGCTCGCCCCCAAGCTGGGCGCGGGGAGGAAGTCATGA